In one Euwallacea fornicatus isolate EFF26 chromosome 33, ASM4011564v1, whole genome shotgun sequence genomic region, the following are encoded:
- the Cda5 gene encoding uncharacterized protein Cda5 isoform X5: protein MRHYHNKFPINTLESAFSNVVSQTVKPQNGDFKDNVKSHTETVTRGFTPQEPDTNTEQGDNDKITREEGRREEGEKKEEDDQKSKETKEEIEEQEGDAISEEGNSGEEAEGAEGKGGERPSEGKPNNFTSSYEYHSSDDDDDELGPPPEFFKSSNKYENIYNPFEDPNFNFDQFLEKLGSTTTTTTTTTTTTTTTTTPKPYIEESRPVIVKEPRPSHIAHIQKESPSLIVPVESHEPTLIAVTDKYNVPNPKGEKFAPTQKFKEEFVPEQKFVPEEERYVPEEKFIITVSPEAVIQPATPAPHIHIKPVNEELTDDYDEGRSRSNRKIYPSEDASSAEVDSKATTPEYEYYWEEYDYVEPNVTSSEVKNETEPVKYSAKYKDDPKNIDTTKKQSKVIYNVAPQKNKPKTTLRPSVATNSSNSTPNPTPFTTSTAHSSKPFIIDTSDITTETPKSKKTKVPSRKRTTLLPTQKRKHKSTTESYEHDSRQEQSIIVLSEEKSPVSQAPISTATATARTLYNSSQYNNINQNDNRYDPFYALYDEDAEIYKDVDYTPQNNNYQTNPPSTRGSTTTVYRGSPAPVRDETPKRGNIVYNNVNQDIYQQSSTVSDYNDNSYQEEDPAYRQSSRATSSHRGDRNEINDIEEVATTKRTSSTPAIRKSSTTAQARTLSPQKITTTPSSQAPVTAIENQTQVALSNNTNPGHVDVPDSLNTPFESTTDFEPDLHEPYTTKLTPLEHLTTVEPAFHYITKAPKSTHQVSSSTVSNANVDVEVQPSVKLKFIVPTTYSPPKYLRKSILRNSSIVSPSLFSFRQKNQTKSNPTYQYKTLKAVRKLINPITLNHELEKSNGATYELAEDIVSNLEEQPQDSNSSTTSTTTTLSSTTTSIPTTTIKNRLFELLSKERQRPYIENDKSSSEKHFSLTVEIPPPQDFLPDADEEKVEPDQPPSYKPRPPSFSRPDSKTEPPLTASLPARVSRVNAAIKSLIAIGGTKGPTKCTNKGPKCKVEAKQRTPSRGRGTSHYTNSASIASNEVTVNVNRGTPAPRSRPTLKPSTSIVSKASEFIDIYRNPPRRPDALYPQPQPDKTAAKCRKDVCLLPDCYCGGKDIPGEIPVEEVPQIVLMTFDDAVNDLNKPYYIDLFENGRTNPNGCPISATFYVSHEWTDYSQVQNLYADGHELASHTVS, encoded by the exons ATGAGACACTATCATAATAAATTCCCAATAAACACGCTGGAATCGGCATTTTCTAATGTGGTTTCTCAAACTGTTAAACCTCAAAATGGTGACTTCAAAGATAATGTCAAGAGCCATACTGAAACCGTTACAAGGGGGTTTACGCCTCAGGAGCCTGACACAAATACAGAACAGGGAGACAATGATAAAATTACAAGAGAAGAAGGAAGGAGGGAAGAAGGAGAGAAAAAAGAGGAAGATGATCAAAAATCTAAAGAAACCAAAGAGGAAATCGAAGAGCAAGAAGGAGATGCAATAAGCGAAGAAGGAAACAGTGGGGAGGAAGCTGAGGGGGCTGAAGGAAAAGGAGGTGAACGACCTAGTGAGGGAAAACCCAACAATTTCACGTCAAGCTACGAATATCACTCTAGCGATGACGACGATGACGAATTGGGACCTCCCCCCGAATTCTTCAAAAGCTCTAACAAATATGAAAACATTTACAATCCCTTTGAAGACccaaattttaactttgaccAGTTCTTGGAGAAACTTGGCTCCACTACTACTACCACCACTACCACAACTACAACAACTACCACAACAACAACACCAAAACCGTACATAGAGGAATCTAGGCCCGTTATTGTTAAAGAGCCGAGGCCGTCGCATATTGCCCATATCCAGAAGGAATCTCCGTCCCTTATTGTGCCTGTTGAGAGCCACGAACCGACTTTGATCGCTGTAACTGACAAGTACAACGTACCGAATCCGAAAGGTGAAAAATTCGCGCCAACCCAGAAATTCAAAGAGGAGTTTGTCCCGGAACAAAAATTTGTCCCAGAAGAAGAGAGATATGTTCCAGAGGAGAAATTCATCATAACCGTTTCACCGGAAGCCGTAATACAACCAGCCACCCCGGCACCTCACATACATATCAAACCTGTTAATGAGGAATTGACTGATGATTATGATGAAGGCAGGTCGCGTAGTAACAGGAAGATATATCCCAGTGAGGACGCGTCAAGTGCAGAAGTTGATTCCAAGGCAACCACTCCCGAGTATGAATATTACTGGGAAGAGTACGATTACGTAGAACCAAACGTGACGAGTAGTGAGGTGAAAAATGAAACTGAACCCGTGAAATATTCGGCAAAGTATAAGGATGatcccaaaaatattgataCAACTAAAAAACAGTCGAAAGTAATATATAATGTAGCTCCACAAAAGAATAAAcctaaaaccacattgcggCCTTCAGTAGCGACAAATTCAAGCAACTCCACCCCAAATCCCACCCCATTTACTACATCTACCGCCCATTCCTCTAAACCATTTATTATCGATACCTCAGATATTACAACTGAGACTCCTAAATCAAAGAAAACTAAGGTTCCGAGTCGAAAAAGGACTACTTTATTACCTACGCAAAAACGAAAACACAAGTCGACCACTGAATCGTACGAACATGACTCTAGACAAGAACAATCAATTATCGTTCTCAG TGAGGAAAAGAGTCCAGTGTCTCAGGCACCAATTTCTACAGCTACGGCAACTGCGAGGACTCTGTACAACAGCAGTCAGTACAACAATATAAACCAAAATGACAACCGCTATGATCCGTTTTACGCTCTGTATGACGAGGATGCTGAAATTTACAAAGATGTCG ATTACACGCCTCAAAACAACAACTATCAAACCAACCCTCCCAGTACCAGAGGTAGTACCACAACTGTGTATCGCGGATCTCCTGCACCGGTGAGAGATGAGACTCCAAAGCGTGGAAATATCGTTTATAATAATGTGAATCAGGACATTTATCAGCAATCTTCTACCGTGAGCGATTACAACGACAATTCCTATCAG GAAGAAGATCCTGCCTACCGGCAATCGAGCAGAGCCACCTCCAG CCACAGGGGAGACAGGAatgaaataaatgatattGAGGAGGTTGCGACAACTAAAAGAACTTCTTCAACTCCTGCAATCAGGAAATCTTCTACAACGGCGCAAGCACGTACCTTATCCCCACAAAAGATCACTACCACCCCTTCAAG CCAAGCGCCTGTCACAGCGATTGAAAACCAAACACAAGTTGCACTGTCAAATAATACAAACCCGGGACACGTAGATGTTCCTGATTCCTTAAATACTCCTTTCGAATCAACGACGGACTTCGAGCCTGACTTGCATGAACCATACACAACCAAACTTACTCCATTAGAGCATTTAACTACAGTTGAACCCGCTTTTCACTATATCACCAAGGCACCCAAGTCAACTCACCAGGTCTCTTCTAGCACTGTTAGCAATGCGAACGTTGATGTAGAGGTGCAGCCCTCAGTGAAGCTAAAATTTATCGTTCCGACCACATACTCACCTCCCAAATACTTACGAAAGTCCATTTTGCGTAACAGCTCCATAGTTTCTCCTTCGTTGTTTAGTTTCAGGCAGAAAAATCAAACTAAATCCAACCCGACTTATCAGTACAAAACATTGAAAGCTGTGCGAAAGTTGATAAACCCGATAACTTTGAATCATGAGTTAGAAAAGTCAAATGGGGCTACCTATGAATTAGCAGAGGACATTGTTTCGAATCTAGAGGAGCAACCCCAAGACTCTAACAGCTCTACTACTTCTACGACTACGACATTATCATCCACTACGACTTCAATTCCCAcgacaacaataaaaaatcgacTATTCGAATTACTGTCGAAAGAAAGACAAAGACCATATATAGAAAATGACAAATCCTCAAGTGAAAAGCACTTCTCACTAACGGTAGAAATTCCTCCTCCCCAAGACTTCCTTCCCGACGCAGACGAAGAAAAGGTAGAACCGGACCAACCACCGTCCTACAAACCTCGACCACCTTCGTTCTCACGACCTGACTCTAAAACAGAACCTCCTCTCACGGCGTCCCTCCCCGCTAGAGTATCCCGGGTCAATGCTGCCATTAAATCCCTCATTGCTATTGGTGGAACTAAAGGACCGACCAAATGTACCAACAAAGGTCCGAAATGCAAGGTCGAGGCGAAACAGAG AACACCTTCAAGAGGACGAGGTACATCCCATTACACGAACTCTGCTTCTATTGCTAGTAACGAAGTTACCGTTAACGTTAACAGGGGTACTCCAGCTCC CCGATCTCGCCCAACGTTGAAACCTTCGACCTCCATTGTTTCCAAGGCCTCAGAATTTATAGATATCTACAGAAATCCCCCACGAAGGCCTGATGCCCTCTACCCTCAGCCCCAACCCGATAAAACTGCTGCCAAATGTAGGAAGGATGTTTGCTTGTTACCTGATTGCTACTGCGGTGGAAAAGACATTCCTG GAGAGATTCCTGTAGAAGAAGTACCACAAATAGTCTTAATGACTTTTGACGATGCTGTTAATGACTTAAATAAACCGTATTATATCGACTTGTTTGAAAATGGACGTACAAACCCCAACGGCTGTCCCATATCAGCCACCTTTTACGTTTCCCATGAGTGGACAGATTACAGCCAGGTGCAGAACTTATACGCCGATGGCCACGAATTAGCATCCCACACAGTGTCGTAA